Sequence from the Microplitis demolitor isolate Queensland-Clemson2020A chromosome 7, iyMicDemo2.1a, whole genome shotgun sequence genome:
GTAAGATTCTGTAGTAAGTATCTTGAGCAAGACCCCTAACTGCTGTTGTCTTTTTCTACGAATGTGTCTTTCGCAAGATCGTGTATCAAGAAATCTATGTCAAGATTTGTGTATGTCTTGCTCATGGCATCATACGCaagaatattaaagatatcttGAACACGGTGCAATGAAAAATTGTCTGACGCATTTCTTGCACCAGTACAACTTACAGTATGGGCTAATGTTAAATTTGTTCCACATTGTTTATTGAACACTAAAATAGTTAAATAGGATACTGCTGACTTGAAGGAATTTCATTAAGAAACATTTTCTGAATTTGTGATTaactgttttataaaaattagcgtcAGTAATAAATACTACactatgaaaaattcccaacaaattttactatgagCGCATCGTAACACTGAACTATAAGAAAactgattcaaaatttacaagtgtcccatagtaaattttgtatcagttttcttataaCTCTGTAACTCATGATAAAAGACAATTTCAGACTGCAGGTGATGTCAGCCAATACCCTGGTGTAAAATCATATTGTTTCGTtgcttgtcacacaatatactattttttaaatagccgAGTAAAGCTGCTTTCTGCTGAGAACGACGATATGCAGTAAATATTGGCTAAGTTACTAtacctgattttttttatttttaagtgaatTGTCATTGCTTGCGAAATTCGTTTTAGTTGTTATAAACTCAATATCTTTTCTGATAACTTCCATATCTGCTTCAGGTAACTGCAATTTTTGCAGACATTCTTCGTATGTGAAAGACCGAAAGCAATCACGACtgaagaataaattaattattaatgatattttctgtacaaataacttaaattattcagatttatcataaaaaagcACATTGCTTATCTATACTAAAATTATGATATGTACTTATGTTGAATATCTTttaacatataatttttttcaagaaagtatgtactttatattataagagactcaataattaatttatttgaatatacaAACCTGCAATAAGATCGATATTTATATGGACCGTAATTTCCATCATAACATTGAAGACATCGAAAAGCTAGAGTCTTTATTTTGACGGAATCAAAATTTCCTCCACATTTATAGAacgaaaaatatgaaactggATCAaacttatgaaattttttacgacaCTCAACAGCatgaaacgaaaaaaaaaatgttattgtaAGACATAAAAACGTACTGTTTATAGcactttttatcatttctgCAAATTAACGAACACGTTGTTAGAGTTACTGAGCTTGTACTGAACACTCAAGCACTGACGttagttcaataaattttttttttaaataatcactgtacattttgtttttttaataactatttcTAATCTTAATGGCttgatgattaataataagttaataCGTACATTCGAACACGTAAGTAATAGAAAAAAcgatacttatttttaacacAGTGATCCCAAAAGAACAATGACATTTGAATGTCGTCATTTTTCATATCTTTACACACGTGACGTATATAAGCGATTACCTAATAATTGTAAGAATGCCATAGTCATGACGgcagtgctgccagaacgtgcgatatttttaccccctcctgcCATTACAGTCAATGCTATTTCACCTCAagagggggtaaaaatattgCACGTCTGGCAGCACTGCATGACGGCAATGAATTACCATCGCACCTACTGGATTAGTTCAAATGAGACTCACTAAGGATCTACAAAAGTGGgcgttgtaattatttttcaattaattaacaaaattttaaaatggttACACTGTGTCAGAATACCCATAATATTCGAATTTCAGTAACCATAACcgtttaatttctttaatttattattatttattaattaattaatttttataaagtgtgctgctacacggaaagaaaattccactaaaatttacgatgttgaATAGTAAAGAATATAACCTACATCATAATTCAAATCCTTCAGTACCCACGTTATGAGAATTTTACTCACGGTAGGTTTccatgttaattatttttttaaattcaaatggaaagaccacttgaaattttttttacctttcaAACAATTTTATGTTCTTTGCaactgtttattaaaaaattacttattttcattataaataaaaaaaaaatttttttcaaaagaccGAGATTTTTTCTCATGGCGAAAGTATCAAtggatgaaaaatttcattgttcGTTCTTATTCGGGTTGTCGTTCGGATAATTCCGCTGTAAAAGTGAGAATGTTAAGTAGAGAATGTGCAGTTGTGtgtagaatttattttagttgttataaattcaatgtcttttcttatattttccatagatgctttagataattttaatttttgtaggcATTCCTCATAAGTGTAGGTTTTAAAGCAATCTCgactgaaaaagaaaaatcatattactgtaattttagctctaataatgattataaatattcaaatttatcaaagaaATAGTATATTGCATATCTACGGACAAAAGTAGTATTCGCTCTGAGTGAAGCCGTGGTAGGGGAAATCAAATTGACTGAAACGTTTGCAGTGGTTACTTTCGGAGTTACGGGAGGCTATGATTACTGAAATTGTAAGCAAGCACAcgtgaaagtatttattttgttatcatttaattatttatttttcattttgattttttcctcaatatcatattttgactttgatatgaatttcaaacaacttaacctaaatgcttactgcattcttttttattttttatcatcatacttacttattgttgattcgtttagctaaaaaacaaaactgcaattactataaaactgtcacatattttttacaacttttttttttactattatttataatatttatttatttttatgtttcttgctattgacatacgtataaaaacatactctgacagcctcccgtagttcatattttgGCTGGCGCTGCAGTCACACTCATAGCGAATACCCAGATGTTAATAGTAGGTGAGAGTGGCAAACACACCGATTGAGATAGCCTAGAATCTTCTTTACACCATTAAAAAAACTCTGAGTCCGCGGTGTGATAACAATGATTTggtgtgaaaattttcaaaaccgTCGGTGTGAAATTAAGTTACATGACGCACGGTGTCAAATTTTTGACCATGTGAATtataacgaataaaaaaaaatgctttcatagaaatttctattttaagttttaattgttaattaattttaatattaaaaacagtTTTAGGTCTTTTTTAACTACAGACCATATGCTACCGAACAGTGAGAAAGATAACACTCAGAGCATTTTAAAAGTATGATGTTTCACACTGAAAAAACAACACTCAGAACACCGTGTAAAGTTCTCGGGGGCCattttcacaccaaaaattttttacaatgaaaGATTGTATTCTATTCGTCACTACATCTGCaatggaaaatttgaattcccGCCATTGATTTAAGAGAAGATTCCCgagtcaaaatattaaatgtaaattaaacgTTTTCAACGTTTTAAACGTGAATTGAACGTTTTTAACGTAATGAACGTAAATTGAACATTCTGGACGATGCCCGGCCTTTGAGGAAGGAAAGAAATCGGGAAAAGAACGCACCAAACTTCATCGCTAAGTTCTCCAGACTGATTTGCAGAAAGATACGTAGTATTTAAGATAGATTCTTTAATTAtctatagataaaataatttttgatcggGGAACCTCATGGCAGTGTCAgtcttaaatttaatgttcTTCGTTTAGGTGACAGCACCATAGATTGTGTTCTCGAGGAAGACCTTAAGGATACGTATCTTTTTGTGAATTAGTCTGGAGAACTTTGCGATAAAGCTTGGTGCGTTCTTTTCCCGATATCTTTCTTTCTTCATAGGCCGATCATCGTCCACAACGTTCAATTTACGTTCATTACGTTAAAAACGTTCAATTtacgtttaatattttgactCGGGTTAGCGCAtggtcattttaatttaatcctTTTTCCCATATTAGAAAAATGATCATTTCTTCGCTCTACATATGACAGGAATTCAAACTTTTAGcacttttgtaataaataagatgATTTCAAAATCAGTATGATGTCAATAAACCTCACTCTCACCTAATTCGTCTCATTTTATCTCTTGAAACATACTATACTCCATAATccaacagtaatttatttaaatatacgaaCCTACAATAACTTCGATATCTATATGCACCATAAATTCCATCATAAC
This genomic interval carries:
- the LOC103569536 gene encoding protein TAPT1 homolog, which codes for MIKSAINSTFLCLTITFFFSFHAVECRKKFHKFDPVSYFSFYKCGGNFDSVKIKTLAFRCLQCYDGNYGPYKYRSYCSRDCFRSFTYEECLQKLQLPEADMEVIRKDIEFITTKTNFASNDNSLKNKKNQVKVPNNSTNRTGKNDKLSLVDEDKKKNNRAIKLPQSTTKKPTTTTTSATTTTTTSATTTTTTSAATTTTTTTTTGSTRKKIKPVSPAFISLIVG